One genomic window of Gouania willdenowi unplaced genomic scaffold, fGouWil2.1 scaffold_371_arrow_ctg1, whole genome shotgun sequence includes the following:
- the LOC114459884 gene encoding uncharacterized protein LOC114459884: MQEWAIPKERILTVITDNGSNMVAAFKHTTAEETSSDSEDDSPGSTMESDSESVTEDQRYHHVDMEMDRTPCVVHTIQLVVHMLQKETSVKRVLNKARSVVKLFRKSSVATQRVLDQCGLIVVNDCPTRWSSTFSMVTRLLTVKDAVCQIASDMGWDGLLTSEWQKLSSIQDLLLPFAEHTKTLQSDTSSMSLVVPALFDLLSHLTDFAESTRYRDLATLAEKMRANLNQRFACFLDSADEKFSPLAAAACFVNPTVCEILVNVDVADGNIPELLKQAEDYVVKCTFPHTRQEVDQSEEDAEEEVIEEPEAAPSSKQPVFRFLSKTSTTSIRQQIIKNRLLAGKE, from the exons ATGCAGGAGTGGGCCATACCAAAGGAGAGGATCCTGACCGTAATAACGGACAATGGGAGTAACATGGTGGCAGCCTTTAAACACACAACAGCAGAAGAAACAAGCTCAGACTCAGAGGACGACTCCCCTGGGTCCACAATGGAAAGTGATTCTGAATCTGTAACGGAAGACCAGCG GTACCATCATGTCGACATGGAAATGGACCGGACACCGTGTGTGGTGCATACTATACAACTTGTGGTCCACATGTTGCAGAAAGAGACGAGTGTCAAAAGAGTCCTCAACAAAGCAAGGTCGGTGGTGAAGCTCTTTCGCAAGTCCTCAGTTGCAACACAGAGGGTACTGGACCAGTGTGGTCTTATTGTTGTAAATGACTGCCCCACACGCTGGTCGAGCACATTCAGCATGGTCACACGACTCCTCACAGTCAAAGATGCAGTCTGTCAAATCGCAAGTGACATGGGATGGGACGGTTTGCTTACCAGTGAGTGGCAAAAGCTTTCATCAATCCAAGACCTACTGCTGCCTTTTGCGGAACACACTAAAACCCTCCAGAGTGACACCTCATCTATGTCCCTAGTGGTTCCTGCCCTCTTTGATCTGCTGAGTCACCTAACTGACTTTGCAGAGAGCACTCGGTACAGAGACCTCGCCACTCTTGCGGAGAAAATGAGAGCAAATCTGAACCAGCGTTTTGCTTGCTTCTTGGATTCAGCTGATGAAAAGTTCTCACCGCTTGCAGCAGCTGCCTGCTTTGTCAACCCAACTGTCTGTGAAATCcttgttaatgttgatgtgGCTGATGGAAATATCCCGGAACTGCTGAAACAGGCAGAGGACTATGTGGTCAAATGCACTTTCCCACACACAAGACAGGAGGTGGACCAGTCTGAAGAAGATGCAGAAGAAGAGGTGATTGAGGAACCAGAAGCAGCACCATCCTCAAAG